Part of the bacterium genome is shown below.
GTTGAATAATAAATGTACGAAACAATCCTCTACGAGCGCACAGACGCCGTTCTGAAGATAACGCTAAATCGTCCTGACCGCTTTAACGCGTTCAACGAGCAGATGCACAAAGAGCTGGCCGATGCTTTTAAGAATGCCGCTAAGGATGATGATATCCGAAGTGTGATTCTGACCGGCGCGGGCAAAGCTTTTTGCAGCGGGCAGGATTTGAAGGAAGTCAAGGACAATCCTAATCGCAATCTTGCGGATTCCTTGCGCTACAATTACAATCCGAATATCTTGCGGATTCGCGGGCTTGAAAAGCCCGTTTTGTGCGCATTGAATGGGGTTGCCGCCGGAGCGGGAATGTCGCTGGCGATGGCGTGCGATCTCAGGATTGCTTCTGATCAATCTTCGATGCTGCAAGCATTCGTCAACGTTGGCTTGCTGCCCGATTCCGGTTCGACGTGGGTCTTGCCGCGCTTGTTGGGGTATCATAAAGCA
Proteins encoded:
- a CDS encoding enoyl-CoA hydratase/isomerase family protein — encoded protein: MYETILYERTDAVLKITLNRPDRFNAFNEQMHKELADAFKNAAKDDDIRSVILTGAGKAFCSGQDLKEVKDNPNRNLADSLRYNYNPNILRIRGLEKPVLCALNGVAAGAGMSLAMACDLRIASDQSSMLQAFVNVGLLPDSGSTWVLPRLLGYHKAFEICSTGRPIKADEALKLNLVDEIVEHDKLDSFTMELAVKYANAPTKAIGALKRALNKASAVPLDEALEYEAYLQDILGKTEDYREGVAAFNEKRKPQFKGR